A segment of the Sulfitobacter sp. D7 genome:
ATTGCGTCGTGACCGAGGCCACGGCAGCGCCCATCACACCAAGCTCCGGCGCGCCCCAGTTACCAAAGATCAGCGCGTAGTTCGCCATCGCATTGATCACGGCAGCCAGCAGGGTGATCCATAGCACGACCTGAGTCCGCTCCAAGGCAGCAAGGTAGGATTTCAGCACCATCACCAGCAGCGCAGGCACGATGCCCCAGCCTGCGACTTTGAGGTAATCACCCGCCGTATCGGCAAGGTTGGGCCCCTGTCCCAGCAGGTCCAGCACCGCAGGCGACCATATCATCGCGGGCAGCGCGATCATCGCAAAACCCACCGACAGCCACAGCCCCATGCGCGTGGCGCGGCGCAGGCCAATCTCGTCACCCTCGGCGTCATAGGCGGCCACCAGCGGCATCACCGCCATGGCAAAGCCCGAGCCAAAGATGAACAGCACGAAGAAATAGGTACTGCCCAGAACAACCGCCGCCAGCGCCTCGACCGAATACCAGCCCAGCATGACCGTATCGGTCACCCCGATGGCCATCTGTGCCAGATGTCCGCCGATCAGCGGCAGGCCAAGCGTCAGGATCGCCCGGACGTGATTGCGGTTGGTCATTACTTTGGTCATGGGCCAGCCTTACGCCGGGCCGCTGCAAAGGGAAAGTCCGGTTTTTGCGCTCTGTCATAGGGTTGCGGGGCTTTGTTGCCCTGATTTTGCCATGAATTCCTTGCGTCTGCGGCCCTGAGCGGCAAAGCTGATGGCAGGAGGGCTCGCGATGGAAGCAACACGGACCGAAACCCGCCGCGTGAACGGTCAGGAGATTTTCATACGCCATTGGGGCGATGAGAACCTGCCGCCGCTTCTCATGCTCCATGGCTTTCCCGAATATGGCGGCGCATGGCGCGATCTGGCCCCGCTGCTTTGCCAGCACTTCCATTGCATCGCCCCCGACCAGCGCGGCTATGGCCAAAGCAGCGCGCCCGAAGGGATCGAGCCCTACGCGATGGCGCATCTTATGGCCGATATGGCCGCGTTGATCGGGGACAGGCCGGTGACGGTTTTGGCGCATGATTGGGGCGCTTCGGTGGGATACGCATTGGCGATGTTTCGACCCGAGTTGGTGGCCCGGCTGATCATTCTCAACGGCGTGCATCCCGTGCCTTTTCAGCGTGCCATGGCCGCAGGCGGTGCGCAGTCGAGCGCCTCGCAATATATCAACGCGCTGCGCGCCGAAGGCAGCGCGGTGAGGCTAGCCAAAGATGACTTCGCCGGGCTGCTAAAGCTCTTTTCGGCGCATATGGACCTGAGTTGGCTGACGGCAGAGCGGCTTGAGGATTACCGCGCGGAATGGGGGCGTCCGGGGCGGCTGAGGGCGATGATCAACTGGTATCGCGCCTCCCCCCTGCAGGTTGCGGCGCCCGGCAAGCCCCTGCGCGACCTGCCAGAATTCCCGGTTGAACGTTTGCGCGTGAACTGCCCGCATCTGCTGATCTGGGGGGCCGAGGATACCGCCCTTTTGCCCGAAGCCACCGCGGGGCTGGAAACCTTCGCGCCAGACCTTACCCGTATTGAGATAGAAGGCGCGGACCACTGGTTGCACCACCAAAAGCCACCAGTTGTGGCAAACGCGATCCTTGATTGGTGCGGGGCGCGGCCCTTGTAAAATGCGCAACCAAATGTATATTGAGATATGCATTCAGGAGCCACGCCATGACCCGCATCCATACCAACCACATCGCCACCATGACCGAAATGCGCGAACCGCATAAGGTATTGGAACGCTCCGGTGGCAAACCCGTAGCGGTGATGAAGAACTCACGCTGTGTGGGGTATTTCGTACCGGCCGAGGCGACCCTGCAGGAGGAGCCGCGCGTGGCCACGCTGGATGAGGTGATGGAGAGCATTGCCCGCAGAAAGCACATCAACCAGCCGGTTCTGGACTATCTCAAAGATAAATGACCTATGTGCTGCTTTCACCTGACCTCGTCGTCAGGATCCACGATTCTGCGTTAAACCCCGGCGAGCTAGCCGGCATGACCTTGGACAAATCACTCGAAGGAGCGCTGGCACGGGTCGACAACCGACTGGTCTACGGCATGTTCGAAGATGTCTTTGACCTCGCTGCGGCTTATTGCGTGGCGGTTGCCACGGGGCATGTCTTCAACGACGCGAACAAGCGAACCGCGCATCTCGTTCTCGATATCTGTCTTGATCTCAATGGGGTGCAACTTGACCACGACACCATCGAGGCAGGCGACCTGATCCGCGAAGTGGCCCAAGGCCGCATCGACGAAGAGACCCTTGCTGATTGGCTGCGCGCCAAAGCCAGCTGACCGGGTTAAATCCGCCCGACAAGACAAACCCGCGATTGCCCCCGGCGCGCGGGGCTGTCAAAATGGCCCCTACCCACAAACAAAGAGCAGGCCCGCATGACCGATCTTCTTTCCGGCCAGGAACCCACCGAATACGATGCCTCCTCCATCGAAGTGCTGGAGGGGCTGGAGCCTGTCCGCAAGCGCCCCGGCATGTATATCGGCGGCACAGATGAACGCGCTCTGCACCACCTCGTGGCCGAGGTGCTCGACAACTCGATGGACGAAGCGGTGGCGGGCCATGCCAACCGGATCGAGGTGGAGCTGAACGCCGATTATTCGGTCACCATTCGCGACAACGGCCGCGGCATCCCGATCGACCCGCACCCGAAGTTTCCCGACAAATCCGCGCTTGAAGTAATCCTCTGCACGCTGCACGCGGGCGGCAAGTTCTCGGGCAAAGCCTATCAGACCTCGGGCGGTCTGCACGGGGTTGGTGCATCCGTAGTCAACGCGCTGTCGGATTCGATGGTGGTGCAGGTCGCGCGGAACCGCGAACTGTTCGAACAACGCTTCTCCCGCGGGATCCCGCAAGGCCCGGTGGAGAAGATCGGCGCGGCGCCCAACCGGCGCGGCACCACAGTGAATTTCCACGCGGATGAGCAGATTTTCGGCGCCCACCGTTTCAAACCCGCCCGCCTGCTCAAGATGGTCCGGTCCAAAGCCTATCTGTTCTCCGGCGTCGAAATCCGCTGGAAATCTGAGATTGAAGACGGCGACACGCCGATGGAGGCGACTTTTCACTTCCCCGGCGGTCTCGCTGATTACCTGCGCGAAACACTTGGCAAATCAACCACCTATGCCGAAAACCCCTTTGCCGGAACGGTCGAGTTCCAAGAACGCTTTGGCGTGCCGGGCAAGGTCGAATGGGCGATCAACTGGACGCCCGCGCGTGACGGCTTCATCCAGTCCTACTGTAACACCGTGCCCACGCCCGAGGGCGGCACTCACGAAGGCGGCTTCTGGGCTGCGATCCTCAAAGGCATCCGCGCTTATGGCGAATTGGCGAACAACCGCAAGGCCAAGGACATCACCCGCGACGACCTGATCACCGGGGGCTGCGCGCTGGTGTCTTGCTTTATCCGCGAGCCAGAATTCGTCGGCCAGACCAAGGACCGTCTGGCCACAACCGAAGCCGCGCGTCTGGTTGAGAACGCCGTGCGCGACCACTTTGATAACTGGCTGGCGGCGGACACGAAATCCGCCGGTGCCATCCTCGATTTCCTCGTCCTGCGCGCCGAGGAACGGATGCGCCGCAAGCAAGAGAAGGAAACCGCCCGTAAATCCGCCACCAAAAAGTTGCGCCTGCCCGGCAAGCTCACCGATTGCACCAGCAAGACCCGCGAAGGCACCGAGTTGTTCATCGTCGAGGGCGACTCGGCGGGTGGCTCTGGCAAGGGCGCGCGCAACCGCAATACGCAGGCGCTGCTGCCGCTCAAGGGTAAGATCCTGAACGTGCTGGGCGCGGCCTCAAGCAAGCTCACGACCAACGCCGAGATCAACGACCTTTGCGAGGCGCTTGGCGTTGGCATGGGCACGAAATTCAACCTCGACGATCTGCGCTATGACAAGATCATCATCATGACCGACGCGGACGTGGATGGCGCACATATCGCGGCGCTGCTGATGACGTTCTTCTTTACCCAGATGCGCCCGCTGATTGATTCAGGGCATTTGTACCTGGCCTGCCCGCCCCTGTTCCGTCTGACCCAAGGGGCCAAGCGTGTTTATTGTTTGGATGAAGACGAGAAAAACATGTGGCTGGAGAAGGGCTTGGGCGGCAAAGGCAAGATTGACGTCAGCCGCTTTAAGGGTCTGGGCGAGATGGACGCGAAAGACCTCAAAGAGACCACGATGGCCCCTGCAACCCGCAAGCTGATCCGCGTGACCGTGGATGAGGACGTGCCCGGTGAGACCGGGGATCTGGTGGAGCGGCTGATGGGGAAGAAGCCGGAGATGCGGTTTGCTTATATTCAGCAGAATGCGCAGTTTGTGGAGGAGTTGGATGTTTGAATGAGAAGGAATATTGAATGCGCTACGTATATTTGAGACTATTTTTAAGCAAAGTTGAGCAACCACAAATTTTGGTGCGAACTGGTGACGTTTCGTTAAGAATGGAAAGACAAGATTACCTGACCGACGTTTTTAATCGTAGCTGGACATTTGTCCACCGTGGCACTGACATGATTTATGT
Coding sequences within it:
- a CDS encoding alpha/beta fold hydrolase; amino-acid sequence: MEATRTETRRVNGQEIFIRHWGDENLPPLLMLHGFPEYGGAWRDLAPLLCQHFHCIAPDQRGYGQSSAPEGIEPYAMAHLMADMAALIGDRPVTVLAHDWGASVGYALAMFRPELVARLIILNGVHPVPFQRAMAAGGAQSSASQYINALRAEGSAVRLAKDDFAGLLKLFSAHMDLSWLTAERLEDYRAEWGRPGRLRAMINWYRASPLQVAAPGKPLRDLPEFPVERLRVNCPHLLIWGAEDTALLPEATAGLETFAPDLTRIEIEGADHWLHHQKPPVVANAILDWCGARPL
- the parE gene encoding DNA topoisomerase IV subunit B, giving the protein MTDLLSGQEPTEYDASSIEVLEGLEPVRKRPGMYIGGTDERALHHLVAEVLDNSMDEAVAGHANRIEVELNADYSVTIRDNGRGIPIDPHPKFPDKSALEVILCTLHAGGKFSGKAYQTSGGLHGVGASVVNALSDSMVVQVARNRELFEQRFSRGIPQGPVEKIGAAPNRRGTTVNFHADEQIFGAHRFKPARLLKMVRSKAYLFSGVEIRWKSEIEDGDTPMEATFHFPGGLADYLRETLGKSTTYAENPFAGTVEFQERFGVPGKVEWAINWTPARDGFIQSYCNTVPTPEGGTHEGGFWAAILKGIRAYGELANNRKAKDITRDDLITGGCALVSCFIREPEFVGQTKDRLATTEAARLVENAVRDHFDNWLAADTKSAGAILDFLVLRAEERMRRKQEKETARKSATKKLRLPGKLTDCTSKTREGTELFIVEGDSAGGSGKGARNRNTQALLPLKGKILNVLGAASSKLTTNAEINDLCEALGVGMGTKFNLDDLRYDKIIIMTDADVDGAHIAALLMTFFFTQMRPLIDSGHLYLACPPLFRLTQGAKRVYCLDEDEKNMWLEKGLGGKGKIDVSRFKGLGEMDAKDLKETTMAPATRKLIRVTVDEDVPGETGDLVERLMGKKPEMRFAYIQQNAQFVEELDV
- a CDS encoding type II toxin-antitoxin system death-on-curing family toxin; this translates as MTYVLLSPDLVVRIHDSALNPGELAGMTLDKSLEGALARVDNRLVYGMFEDVFDLAAAYCVAVATGHVFNDANKRTAHLVLDICLDLNGVQLDHDTIEAGDLIREVAQGRIDEETLADWLRAKAS